The following are encoded together in the Gordonia insulae genome:
- a CDS encoding GNAT family N-acetyltransferase: MVTDKTGAQTSVADNSAEHRYEISVPDTESARTVVAGFTAYRDRDVESGAERVFFHTEVAEEFGGRGLGTILIREALDDTRAQGRAIVGVCPMVAAFLRKNPGYADATHPVTPDVLHWLDTALR; encoded by the coding sequence ATGGTCACCGACAAGACCGGGGCGCAGACCTCCGTCGCCGACAACAGTGCCGAACACCGCTACGAGATATCGGTCCCGGACACCGAGTCCGCCCGCACGGTGGTGGCCGGGTTCACCGCCTATCGCGACCGCGACGTCGAGAGCGGCGCCGAGCGAGTGTTCTTCCACACCGAGGTCGCCGAGGAGTTCGGCGGGCGTGGTCTCGGCACCATCCTGATCCGCGAGGCCCTCGACGACACCCGGGCACAGGGTCGGGCCATCGTCGGGGTGTGTCCGATGGTCGCCGCGTTCCTCCGCAAGAATCCCGGGTACGCCGACGCCACTCATCCGGTCACGCCCGATGTCCTGCACTGGCTGGACACCGCCCTGCGCTGA
- a CDS encoding ABC transporter permease → MPTADSPPEHTVGAWTAQTLILSGRQLTVWLRDYSTLTQSLLFPALAMVMFKVVLGEVVADTTGQNSAYGTVPLVILVGAMFGSMAAAVRLNRERATGLLGRLYVLPINRAADLSARIIAELVRILVATVVLLIAGVFIGFRFTQGAWAAAGIVGVALLYGMAFSMMVLALAVNTKPTAPIVPLISLGASVMMFFNSGFSPLEAYPGWLQPIVANQPMTPAIEVMRSLASGGPITENLIKVIIWAALLLAVFTLPALRGYRRAATDR, encoded by the coding sequence ATGCCGACGGCCGACTCGCCGCCGGAGCACACCGTCGGGGCATGGACGGCGCAGACGCTGATCCTGTCCGGCCGGCAGTTGACGGTCTGGCTACGGGACTACTCGACGCTGACGCAGAGCCTGTTGTTCCCGGCCCTGGCCATGGTGATGTTCAAGGTGGTGCTCGGTGAGGTCGTCGCCGACACGACCGGACAGAACAGCGCGTACGGGACGGTGCCACTGGTGATCCTGGTCGGCGCCATGTTCGGTTCGATGGCGGCCGCGGTACGCCTCAACCGGGAACGTGCCACCGGCCTGCTCGGGCGTCTGTACGTCCTGCCCATCAACCGGGCGGCCGACCTGAGTGCCCGGATCATCGCCGAACTCGTCCGCATCCTGGTCGCCACGGTGGTGCTGCTGATCGCGGGGGTGTTCATCGGATTCCGGTTCACCCAGGGCGCCTGGGCGGCGGCGGGCATCGTCGGGGTCGCGTTGCTCTACGGAATGGCGTTCTCCATGATGGTCCTCGCGCTGGCCGTGAACACGAAGCCGACGGCGCCGATCGTGCCACTGATCTCACTCGGCGCGAGCGTGATGATGTTCTTCAATTCAGGGTTCAGTCCCCTCGAGGCCTACCCCGGATGGCTGCAGCCGATCGTCGCGAATCAGCCGATGACGCCGGCCATCGAGGTCATGCGGTCACTCGCATCCGGCGGACCGATCACCGAGAACCTGATCAAGGTGATCATCTGGGCGGCGTTGCTGCTCGCTGTGTTCACACTGCCCGCCCTCCGCGGATACCGACGCGCGGCGACCGACCGCTGA
- a CDS encoding ABC transporter permease has protein sequence MDPPVAEASPPQINALHQWWALTSRGVFGIVRNGEIVFAIIAPAFLAVCFYIPLRSMMDSYPGMDYAQYLMPIIALQSVSFVASSSAMRSSMDGMRGINVRFRVMPMNGVVPVAARGSANAILLVISLSFATIASLVIGWRPHGGVDGTVGLYAVALSVGLLVSVIADALGLLASSPESTSQLIGLPILVLGMLSTGFVPASRFPDWIAPFARNQPVSQFSDAMRAFNDGSATWPVVAPTVFWCVGLAALAAALLFWAERRSHA, from the coding sequence GTGGATCCCCCGGTGGCCGAGGCCTCTCCCCCGCAGATCAACGCGCTACACCAGTGGTGGGCACTGACCTCCCGGGGCGTGTTCGGCATCGTCCGCAACGGCGAGATCGTCTTCGCGATCATCGCGCCGGCATTCCTGGCCGTCTGCTTCTACATCCCGCTGCGCTCGATGATGGACAGCTACCCCGGCATGGACTATGCGCAGTACCTCATGCCGATCATCGCCCTGCAATCCGTGTCGTTCGTCGCATCGTCGTCCGCGATGCGCTCGTCGATGGACGGGATGCGCGGCATCAACGTCCGATTCCGGGTGATGCCGATGAACGGTGTGGTCCCGGTCGCGGCGCGCGGATCGGCCAACGCCATCCTGTTGGTGATATCGCTCTCGTTCGCGACCATCGCGAGCCTGGTCATCGGATGGCGGCCGCACGGTGGCGTCGACGGGACCGTCGGTCTCTACGCCGTCGCGCTCTCGGTCGGGCTGCTGGTGTCGGTGATCGCCGACGCGCTGGGGTTGCTGGCGAGCAGCCCGGAGTCGACCAGCCAGCTGATCGGCCTGCCGATCCTGGTGCTCGGCATGTTGTCCACCGGGTTCGTGCCGGCGAGCAGGTTTCCCGATTGGATCGCGCCGTTCGCCCGCAATCAGCCGGTCTCGCAGTTCTCCGATGCCATGCGGGCATTCAACGACGGCAGCGCCACCTGGCCGGTCGTCGCGCCGACGGTGTTCTGGTGTGTGGGCCTCGCCGCGTTGGCCGCCGCCCTGCTCTTCTGGGCGGAACGGAGGTCGCACGCATGA